Proteins from a single region of Theileria parva strain Muguga chromosome 1, complete sequence, whole genome shotgun sequence:
- the TIM9 gene encoding Tim10/DDP family zinc finger family protein — MSQSTGLGSELNHLTASQRSAVLEKLNQIQYQDTMDTYNGLVERCFNECVSGFRSKDLDKKESQCVESCVKLFFDFSQRVSTRFAEKQSKI, encoded by the coding sequence atgtcGCAATCTACTGGGCTTGGTTCAGAATTGAACCATCTAACAGCTTCTCAACGATCTGCAGTTCTTGAGAAACTCAACCAAATCCAGTACCAAGACACCATGGACACCTATAATGGCCTCGTTGAAAGATGTTTCAACGAATGTGTTTCTGGCTTCAGATCAAAGGACCTCGATAAGAAGGAATCCCAATGTGTGGAATCCTGCGTTAAGCTGTTTTTTGACTTTTCTCAACGAGTTTCAACAAGGTTTGCAGAGAAACAGTCTAAGATTTAG